From one Chloroflexota bacterium genomic stretch:
- a CDS encoding M23 family metallopeptidase, which yields MRLLFACLVILLLVLSLLGSGVINLDSMPPERVPASITQWWGLIEASSNQYDVDPFLVAAVMMQESGGNPDSRSSAGANGLMQVLNGPFEPTTNVDRGVAILARNLQMFQDVRVALAAYNAGPGLPDADAVNNATIRYAGVRGAARKAGVPAGEFDKYVQYLPAETRRYVPAVMAYYDRFRGGPVTVNQYDGIVRYPLDKFTWFASYGRNTGNGQPWHTGEDLSAPCGTAVKAAFDGDVVYRGCLYGNCKDGGVANGATGHGLVVIQQFEPDKYAVYAHLASYVSDKSAKAGDVVGFIGMTGFTRGCHLHYAIWQGGLDDLLKGNGRTWLDPKKFFPNQYHRPTPAAAAATVAPKK from the coding sequence ATGCGTCTTCTGTTCGCTTGCCTGGTCATTCTGCTGCTTGTGCTCTCGCTGCTCGGCTCGGGGGTCATTAACCTCGACTCGATGCCGCCGGAGCGCGTCCCGGCGTCAATCACACAGTGGTGGGGACTGATCGAAGCGTCGTCCAACCAGTACGACGTCGATCCGTTCCTGGTTGCGGCCGTCATGATGCAGGAGTCGGGCGGTAATCCCGACTCGCGCTCGTCCGCGGGCGCGAACGGCCTGATGCAGGTCCTCAACGGTCCGTTCGAGCCGACGACGAACGTGGACCGCGGCGTCGCCATCCTGGCCCGGAACCTGCAAATGTTTCAGGATGTGCGCGTGGCGCTGGCCGCTTACAACGCCGGGCCCGGCCTGCCGGACGCCGACGCCGTCAACAACGCGACCATTCGCTACGCCGGTGTGCGCGGCGCGGCGCGCAAGGCGGGCGTGCCGGCCGGCGAATTCGACAAGTACGTGCAGTACCTGCCGGCCGAGACGCGCCGTTACGTCCCGGCCGTCATGGCCTACTATGATCGCTTTCGCGGCGGCCCCGTCACGGTCAACCAGTACGACGGGATCGTGCGATATCCGCTCGACAAGTTCACCTGGTTCGCCAGCTACGGCAGAAACACGGGCAACGGCCAGCCGTGGCACACCGGCGAAGACCTGAGCGCGCCGTGCGGGACGGCCGTCAAAGCCGCATTTGACGGCGATGTCGTCTATCGCGGGTGCCTGTACGGCAACTGCAAGGACGGCGGCGTGGCCAACGGCGCGACCGGGCACGGCCTGGTCGTCATCCAGCAGTTCGAACCGGACAAGTACGCCGTGTACGCGCACCTCGCCAGCTACGTCTCTGACAAGTCGGCCAAAGCCGGCGACGTCGTCGGCTTCATCGGCATGACCGGCTTTACGCGCGGCTGTCACCTGCACTACGCCATCTGGCAGGGCGGCCTCGACGACCTGCTCAAGGGCAACGGCCGCACGTGGCTCGACCCGAAGAAGTTCTTCCCCAACCAATATCACCGCCCGACGCCCGCGGCCGCCGCAGCCACCGTCGCCCCAAAGAAGTAG